The following coding sequences are from one Pocillopora verrucosa isolate sample1 chromosome 5, ASM3666991v2, whole genome shotgun sequence window:
- the LOC131778258 gene encoding EF-hand domain-containing protein 1-like produces MALPFLPGNAFTDPTKTKFHRSQTLGWKNGYSLPKAPEIGIGGDPIPVNKLTQEELDELANLKPSLTYGQKVQAPPEDFVPAHVAFDKKVLLFFGYFKQTVHESSGEYYRVRPVKVYYYLEDDSIAVVEPVVNNSGIPQGKLIKRQRLPKNDLGEYWHWKDLNLGINVTFYGKVFHLYDCDAWTKEYMASEGIELNQPELPETDPYTESRKQPLRSYKTPSSFDKLKQFLELDRKVLRFYCVWDDRDSMFGEMRPCIIHYYLVDDTVEIREVHAANDGRDPFPVLVCRQKLPRDRSNVESSFPSCVLELSDHEIKDWFSPRDFMVGQTLFILGRRLLLHDCDEFTKNYYRKTFGITDFTSVDVKGLPREPLPKDVPPYNGFGSLEDSLQSCLSLVPQPPKKDFIKMLENDHKVLRYAATMESFRPEDKNRRFIIYYRLADDMLTIYEPPVRNAGIIGGKFLERTHATKPGSSVDNPEFYTPADFQIGALIQIFKHRFRITDADEYVLKYLESHARIYPIDTINSIREKHGRPPTTTEELVASVPQGDTDPNLQKRQPSGTKTEYQRRFCEG; encoded by the exons ATGGCTCTTCCATTCCTTCCTGGTAATGCCTTTACAGATCCAACG AAAACCAAATTTCATAGATCTCAGACACTTGGATGGAAGAATGGCTACTCTCTACCAAAAGCACCCGAAATTGGTATCGGTGGAGACCCGATTCCTGTAAATAAACTGACTCAAGAAGAGCTGGATGAACTGGCAAATCTCAAACCTTCCTTAACGTACGGACAGAAAGTTCAGGCACCACCAGAAGATTTCGTTCCTGCTCACGTAGCATTTGATAAGAAAGTTTTGCTATTTTTCGGATATTTTAAGCAAACTGTCCACGAGTCATCCGGTGAATATTACAGAGTTCGTCCAGTGAAAGTTTATTATTATCTGGAAGATGACTCGATTGCGGTTGTTGAACCCGTAGTGAACAACAG TGGAATTCCACAGGGAAAACTCATTAAGCGCCAACGGTTACCAAAAAATGACCTTGGTGAATACTGGCATTGGAAAGATCTTAACCTTGGGATAAACGTCACATTTTATGGAAAAGTCTTTCATCTTTATGACTGTGATGCCTGGACAAAG GAATACATGGCCAGTGAAGGAATAGAACTGAACCAGCCTGAATTACCTGAAACAGATCCCTACACAGAATCACGCAAACAGCCACTACGTAGCTACAAGACTCCATCATCATTTGACAAACTGAAACAGTTCTTAGAGCTGGATCGAAAAGTCCTAAGATTTTACTGTGTCTGGGATGACAGAGACAGTATGTTTGGAGAAATGCGGCCTTGT atcatACACTATTACCTTGTGGATGACACAGTTGAGATTAGAGAGGTTCATGCTGCAAATGATGGACGAGATCCATTTCCTGTACTTGTTTGCAGACAAAAACTTCCAAGAGACAGAAGTAATGTGGAAT CTTCATTTCCTTCATGTGTTCTGGAGTTGTCTGATCATGAAATCAAAGACTGGTTTAGTCCAAGAGACTTCATGGTTGGGCaaactcttttcattttggGAAGGAGATTGTTATTGCATGACTGTGATGAGTTCACAAAGAACTACTACAGGAAAACATTTGGCATCACTGACTTCACTTCAGTTGATGTGAAGGGACTACCCAGAGAGCCATTACCAAAG GATGTTCCACCTTACAATGGATTTGGATCACTTGAAGACAGCTTACAGTCTTGCCTGTCACTTGTACCTCAGCCTCCTAAAAAAGATTTCATCAAGATGCTGGAAAATGATCACAAAGTGCTGCGATATGCTGCAACAATG GAAAGCTTCAGACCTGAAGACAAAAACAGGCGTTTTATCATTTACTACCGCTTGGCTGATGATATGTTGACAATCTATGAACCTCCAGTCAGAAATGCTGGTATAATTGGTGGAAAATTCCTTGAACGAACTCATGCCACCAAACCAGGTTCATCTGTTGATAATCCTGAGTTCTACACCCCAGCTGACTTTCAGATTGGAGCTTTGATACAGATCTTCAAGCACCGCTTCAGAATAACTGATGCTGATGAGTATGTATTAAAATATTTAGAATCACATGCTCGAATTTATCCCATCGATACCATCAACTCCATCAGAGAAAAGCATGGCAGACCACCCACCACCACAGAGGAGCTGGTGGCATCTGTTCCACAAGGAGATACTGACCCAAACTTACAGAAAAGACAACCAAGTGGAACAAAAACAGAGTATCAAAGAAG GTTTTGTGAGGGATAA